A DNA window from Streptomyces canus contains the following coding sequences:
- the ilvC gene encoding ketol-acid reductoisomerase — translation MAELFYDADADLSVIQGRKVAVIGYGSQGHAHALSLRDSGVDVRVGLHEGSKSKAKAEEQGLRVVTPAEAAAEADVIMILVPDPVQGQVYEESIAPNLKDGDALFFGHGFNIRFGFVQPPAGVDVCMVAPKGPGHLVRRQYEEGRGVPCLVAVEQDASGNAFALALSYAKGIGGTRAGVIRTTFTEETETDLFGEQAVLAGGVTALVKAGFETLTEAGYQPEIAYFECLHELKLIVDLMYEGGLEKMRWSISETAEWGDYVTGPRIITDATKAEMKKVLAEIQDGTFAREWMDEYHGGLKKYNEYKKQDSEHLLETTGKELRKLMSWVNDEA, via the coding sequence GTGGCCGAGCTGTTTTATGACGCCGACGCCGACCTGTCCGTCATCCAGGGCCGCAAGGTCGCGGTCATCGGTTACGGCAGCCAGGGCCATGCCCACGCGTTGTCGCTCCGTGACTCGGGTGTCGACGTGCGTGTCGGTCTGCACGAGGGCTCCAAGTCCAAGGCCAAGGCCGAGGAGCAGGGCCTGCGCGTGGTGACGCCGGCGGAGGCCGCCGCCGAGGCCGACGTCATCATGATCCTGGTGCCGGACCCCGTCCAGGGCCAGGTCTACGAGGAGTCCATCGCCCCGAACCTCAAGGACGGCGACGCGCTGTTCTTCGGCCACGGCTTCAACATCCGCTTCGGCTTCGTCCAGCCCCCGGCCGGGGTGGACGTGTGCATGGTGGCACCCAAGGGCCCGGGCCATCTGGTGCGCCGTCAGTACGAGGAGGGTCGCGGCGTGCCCTGTCTCGTCGCGGTGGAGCAGGACGCCTCCGGCAACGCCTTTGCGCTGGCCCTGTCGTACGCGAAGGGCATCGGCGGCACCCGTGCGGGCGTCATCAGGACGACCTTCACCGAGGAGACCGAGACCGACCTGTTCGGTGAGCAGGCCGTCCTCGCGGGCGGCGTCACCGCCTTGGTCAAGGCGGGCTTCGAGACGCTGACCGAGGCCGGCTACCAGCCGGAGATCGCGTACTTCGAGTGCCTGCACGAGCTGAAGCTCATCGTCGACCTCATGTACGAGGGCGGCCTGGAGAAGATGCGCTGGTCGATCTCCGAGACCGCCGAGTGGGGCGACTACGTCACCGGCCCGCGGATCATCACGGACGCCACCAAGGCCGAGATGAAGAAGGTCCTCGCCGAGATCCAGGACGGCACCTTCGCCCGTGAGTGGATGGACGAGTACCACGGCGGTCTGAAGAAGTACAACGAGTACAAGAAGCAGGACTCCGAGCACCTGCTGGAGACAACCGGCAAGGAACTGCGCAAACTGATGTCATGGGTGAACGACGAGGCGTGA
- a CDS encoding VOC family protein: MDFKLEVVVLPVSDVDRARAFYEAVGFRLDADRVTDDTYRVVHMTPTGSPCSILFGVGVTTAPPGSAQGLHLVVSDIVKAHEELLGRGVEMGGIFHDTSELFHRCTGERRVSGPDPQRRSYCSYAEFSDPDGNGWVLQEATN; the protein is encoded by the coding sequence GTGGATTTCAAACTGGAAGTTGTGGTTCTGCCCGTCTCCGACGTCGACCGGGCCAGAGCGTTCTACGAGGCGGTGGGGTTCCGCCTGGATGCCGATCGCGTCACCGATGACACCTACCGGGTGGTGCACATGACGCCCACCGGCTCGCCGTGCTCGATCCTCTTCGGCGTCGGGGTCACCACTGCCCCGCCGGGTTCGGCTCAGGGGCTCCACCTCGTCGTTTCCGACATCGTGAAGGCCCACGAAGAGCTCCTCGGCAGGGGTGTGGAGATGGGTGGGATCTTCCACGACACGAGCGAGCTGTTCCACCGCTGCACGGGTGAGAGGCGGGTCAGCGGCCCTGATCCGCAACGTCGCAGCTATTGCTCGTATGCGGAATTCAGTGACCCGGACGGCAACGGGTGGGTGCTTCAGGAGGCAACGAACTGA
- a CDS encoding alpha/beta fold hydrolase codes for MDQRYHVTGTGPVCLVHPGGPGIGWEYLRMPELERSMTMVYLEPVGTGASGRLADPRDYNLSTYTHFLHAVIEHLALPHIMLLGHSHGGFVAQRYALDHPDRVASLILYDTSPVTGDDFWRTAVANLEHFARHHVSEHPEVAGYVAGLSSRPDRFDDEGATAVLRTITPAYFHDYWGREDDFAPGRQALRMYAAPSWGEGPAFDVREELSALTAPTLVLVGDDDFICGPHWARMIHEAVPGSQLAVLRRTGHLGHIESSEEFTTAVVEFLSSVSGDTA; via the coding sequence GTGGACCAGCGCTATCACGTCACCGGCACCGGCCCCGTATGTCTTGTCCACCCTGGGGGACCGGGCATCGGCTGGGAATATCTGCGCATGCCCGAACTGGAGCGGAGCATGACGATGGTGTACCTGGAGCCCGTCGGCACGGGTGCGTCCGGCCGGCTGGCCGATCCCCGTGACTACAACCTGTCCACGTACACACACTTTCTGCACGCGGTGATCGAGCATCTGGCGCTGCCGCACATCATGTTGCTCGGCCATTCTCACGGTGGGTTCGTGGCCCAACGCTACGCTCTTGATCACCCGGACCGCGTGGCCTCGCTGATCCTTTACGACACCTCTCCGGTGACCGGTGACGACTTCTGGCGGACCGCGGTCGCCAACCTGGAGCACTTCGCCCGTCACCACGTCTCCGAGCACCCTGAGGTGGCCGGCTACGTCGCCGGGCTGAGCAGCCGGCCCGACCGGTTCGACGACGAAGGCGCGACGGCGGTCCTGCGCACGATCACTCCGGCCTACTTTCACGACTACTGGGGCCGCGAGGACGATTTCGCCCCGGGGCGCCAAGCCCTGCGCATGTACGCGGCACCGTCCTGGGGCGAGGGTCCCGCGTTCGACGTACGAGAAGAACTGTCCGCCCTCACCGCCCCCACGTTGGTGCTGGTCGGAGACGACGACTTCATCTGTGGGCCGCACTGGGCCAGGATGATCCACGAGGCGGTTCCCGGGTCACAGCTCGCCGTCCTGCGCAGGACAGGGCATCTGGGCCATATCGAGAGCTCCGAAGAATTCACCACCGCAGTGGTCGAGTTCCTCTCCTCCGTCTCCGGGGACACCGCGTGA
- a CDS encoding prolyl oligopeptidase family serine peptidase, producing MTTPAPFGSWGSPVDSAAATTGLAAGQIAAPSYVGLVDGEAWWVEPRPQEEGRSALVRGRADGTTESLLPAPWDVRSRVIEYGGRPWAAAQDGADTLVVFVNHADQRLYTCRLHEGRSTAPVALTPVSPVGGGIRWAEPVLDPVRGEVRCVMEEFTGGGPSDVRRLHAAVPLNGAAAANRSAVRELSAPDHRFVSQAHLSPDGRRAVWLAWNHPHMPWDAAELRIAEVTDDGSLRRARTLTGGPGDPVAQAEWSSAGTLIVACEGTGWWNLYEVDPDTGDKRPLHRAEEEFAGLQRLGLRWFRPLADGRLAVLHGVGGQRLAVLDPARGQYVDVPGPKDEWLPHIDAVGNRIVGVAAGRFAPYEVMEVNADSLATRAMSRTPRMAVDTAYLPVPVPRVFKGRAGHAIHAQVHSPRNAAFSGPSGEVSPLVIWAHGGPGLRAPLALNPEIAYFTSRGITVAEVNYGGTPGFGRAYRERLREQWGVVDVEDCAVVAQELIAEGTAAAGRVAIRGVSAGGFTAALSVAAHDRHLYACATLYCPVLDLLALSAGGTHDFESHYLDSLVGPKERADLYRARSPIYQADRIDVPLLLFQGLDDVVCPPSQADVFTGALSRHGVPYKYRTFEGEGHGFRRQSTLMTCLEEELRLYADVFRFAVS from the coding sequence GTGACAACACCCGCGCCCTTCGGGTCATGGGGATCCCCCGTCGACAGCGCGGCCGCGACGACAGGTCTTGCCGCAGGACAGATCGCGGCGCCGTCGTACGTCGGCCTGGTCGACGGCGAGGCGTGGTGGGTGGAGCCGCGTCCCCAGGAGGAAGGCCGGTCGGCACTCGTGCGCGGCCGAGCCGACGGTACGACGGAATCGCTTCTGCCCGCCCCGTGGGACGTGCGCAGTCGGGTCATCGAATACGGCGGCCGGCCCTGGGCCGCCGCCCAGGACGGCGCGGACACGCTCGTCGTCTTCGTCAACCATGCCGACCAGCGGCTGTACACATGTCGTCTGCACGAGGGGCGCAGCACCGCGCCCGTCGCGCTGACCCCCGTTTCACCGGTGGGCGGAGGCATCCGCTGGGCCGAGCCGGTGCTCGATCCGGTACGCGGCGAAGTCCGTTGCGTCATGGAGGAGTTCACAGGGGGCGGCCCCAGCGATGTACGAAGGCTCCATGCTGCCGTACCGCTCAATGGCGCGGCCGCCGCGAACCGCTCTGCCGTCCGGGAGTTGTCGGCCCCAGACCATCGTTTCGTCTCCCAAGCGCACCTCTCGCCCGACGGACGACGTGCCGTATGGCTCGCCTGGAACCACCCCCACATGCCCTGGGACGCGGCGGAACTGCGTATCGCCGAGGTGACCGACGACGGCTCCTTGCGGCGTGCCCGGACGCTGACCGGAGGGCCGGGCGACCCGGTGGCGCAGGCCGAGTGGTCTTCCGCCGGCACGTTGATCGTGGCTTGTGAGGGCACCGGGTGGTGGAACCTGTACGAGGTGGACCCGGACACGGGTGACAAGCGTCCGCTGCACCGGGCCGAGGAGGAGTTCGCCGGTCTGCAACGCCTGGGGCTCCGGTGGTTCCGGCCACTTGCCGACGGACGACTCGCCGTCCTCCATGGTGTGGGAGGCCAGCGGCTCGCCGTCCTGGACCCCGCACGGGGGCAGTACGTCGACGTGCCCGGACCGAAGGACGAGTGGCTGCCCCACATCGATGCCGTCGGGAACCGCATCGTCGGGGTCGCGGCGGGACGCTTCGCTCCCTACGAGGTGATGGAGGTGAACGCGGACTCCCTGGCCACCCGCGCCATGAGTCGTACGCCCAGGATGGCGGTGGACACCGCGTACCTGCCGGTACCCGTCCCTCGGGTGTTCAAGGGCCGTGCGGGACATGCCATTCACGCGCAGGTTCATTCCCCGCGCAACGCCGCCTTCTCGGGCCCGTCCGGCGAAGTGTCCCCGCTGGTGATCTGGGCGCACGGTGGGCCCGGTCTGAGGGCTCCTCTCGCTCTCAATCCGGAGATCGCCTACTTCACCTCTCGGGGCATCACCGTGGCGGAGGTCAACTACGGTGGCACGCCGGGATTCGGACGCGCCTACCGCGAGAGACTGCGCGAGCAGTGGGGCGTGGTGGACGTCGAGGACTGTGCCGTGGTCGCACAGGAGTTGATCGCCGAGGGCACGGCCGCCGCGGGGCGAGTGGCGATCCGGGGCGTCAGCGCGGGCGGTTTCACCGCGGCGCTGTCGGTCGCGGCACACGATCGCCACCTGTACGCCTGTGCCACGCTTTACTGTCCCGTTCTGGATCTCCTCGCTCTGTCCGCGGGAGGGACACACGACTTCGAGTCGCACTACCTGGACTCGCTGGTCGGTCCGAAAGAGCGCGCGGACCTCTACCGCGCCCGGTCCCCGATTTATCAAGCGGACCGGATAGACGTACCGCTGCTGCTCTTCCAGGGACTGGACGACGTCGTGTGTCCGCCCTCCCAGGCAGACGTGTTCACCGGTGCTCTGTCCCGGCACGGCGTGCCCTACAAGTACCGTACTTTCGAAGGCGAGGGCCACGGTTTTCGCCGACAGTCCACGCTCATGACGTGCCTCGAAGAGGAACTGCGGCTGTACGCGGACGTGTTCCGCTTCGCTGTGTCCTAG
- a CDS encoding Dyp-type peroxidase, with protein sequence MTGDVAEPVPQMVLSPLTSAAIFLVVTIDSGGETTVRELLSDIGSLERAVGFRAQPDGRLSCVTGIGSHAWDRLFSGTRPARLHPFREVNGPVHRAVATPGDLLFHIRASRLDLCFALATEIMSRLRQAVTVQDEVHGFKYFDERDLLGFVDGTENPTGPAAHAAVVVGDEDPSFSGGSYVVVQKYLHDLDAWEELSVEAQERAIGRRKLSDVELADNVKPADSHVALTSLTDADGRELEILRDNMPFGAVGRAEFGTYFIGYARTPEVTETMLERMFLGTESAPYDRILDFSVPVTGSLLFSPAADFLEDLPEPPTAGT encoded by the coding sequence ATGACCGGAGACGTCGCGGAACCGGTGCCTCAGATGGTTCTGTCCCCGCTGACCAGTGCGGCGATCTTTCTCGTCGTGACGATCGACAGCGGCGGCGAGACCACCGTCCGTGAGCTGCTGTCGGACATCGGCTCGCTGGAACGGGCCGTGGGATTCCGTGCCCAGCCCGACGGCAGGCTGAGTTGCGTCACCGGCATCGGTTCGCACGCCTGGGACCGCCTGTTCTCCGGGACGCGTCCGGCCCGGCTCCATCCCTTCCGGGAAGTGAACGGCCCGGTGCACCGAGCCGTCGCCACCCCGGGTGACCTGCTCTTCCACATCCGCGCCTCCCGTCTGGACCTGTGCTTCGCGCTTGCCACGGAGATCATGAGCCGACTGCGCCAGGCAGTGACGGTCCAGGACGAGGTGCACGGCTTCAAGTACTTCGACGAACGCGACCTGCTCGGCTTCGTCGACGGAACGGAGAATCCGACGGGTCCCGCGGCGCACGCGGCGGTGGTCGTCGGCGACGAGGATCCGTCCTTCTCGGGCGGGAGTTACGTCGTCGTGCAGAAGTACCTGCACGACCTCGACGCGTGGGAGGAACTGTCCGTCGAGGCGCAGGAGAGAGCGATTGGCCGACGGAAGCTGTCCGACGTGGAGCTCGCCGACAACGTCAAACCCGCGGATTCACACGTCGCCCTCACCAGCCTCACCGACGCGGACGGCAGAGAACTCGAGATCCTCCGCGACAACATGCCCTTCGGCGCCGTGGGCCGTGCGGAGTTCGGCACGTATTTCATCGGCTACGCCCGCACCCCCGAGGTGACGGAGACGATGCTGGAGCGGATGTTCCTGGGCACGGAGTCGGCGCCGTACGACCGCATCCTGGACTTCTCCGTCCCGGTGACAGGCTCCCTGCTCTTCTCGCCGGCTGCGGACTTCCTGGAGGACCTTCCCGAGCCGCCGACTGCTGGGACTTGA
- a CDS encoding PIG-L deacetylase family protein produces MIESMPGQLQPMPTDWQRALAVVAHPDDLEYGCAAAVAAWTDAGREVSYLLATRGEAGIDTIAPTECGPLREREQRASAAVVGVSAVEFLDHRDGMIEYGLPLRRDIAAAVRRHRPELVITLNHHTTWSAGAWNTPDHVAVAHAALDAAADAGNRWIFPELTEAGLQPWNGVRWVAVANSPNPTHAVRADHGLERAVLSLREHRTYLEALTAEDPESYARRFLTESTSALSPRFGGVPAVVFELFSR; encoded by the coding sequence ATGATCGAGTCGATGCCCGGTCAACTGCAGCCGATGCCGACCGACTGGCAGCGTGCCCTCGCGGTGGTGGCCCATCCCGACGACCTCGAATACGGCTGCGCGGCCGCCGTCGCCGCCTGGACCGATGCCGGCCGCGAGGTGTCCTATCTCCTGGCCACTCGTGGCGAGGCCGGCATCGACACGATCGCGCCGACCGAGTGCGGACCGCTGCGGGAACGGGAGCAGCGTGCCAGTGCGGCGGTGGTCGGCGTGTCAGCCGTGGAGTTTCTCGACCATCGCGACGGCATGATCGAATACGGCCTCCCGCTGCGCCGCGACATCGCTGCGGCCGTGCGCCGCCACCGGCCCGAACTGGTCATCACGCTCAACCATCACACGACCTGGAGTGCCGGGGCCTGGAACACCCCGGACCACGTGGCCGTAGCGCACGCCGCTCTCGACGCGGCGGCGGATGCCGGTAATCGCTGGATCTTTCCCGAACTGACCGAGGCGGGTCTCCAGCCCTGGAACGGGGTCCGATGGGTGGCCGTGGCCAATTCCCCGAACCCCACGCACGCGGTGCGTGCTGATCACGGTCTGGAGCGTGCGGTGCTGTCGCTTCGCGAGCACCGCACGTACCTCGAGGCATTGACCGCCGAGGACCCCGAATCGTATGCACGACGATTCCTGACCGAGAGCACCAGCGCCCTGAGCCCACGTTTCGGTGGGGTGCCGGCTGTTGTCTTCGAACTGTTCAGCCGGTGA
- a CDS encoding cupin domain-containing protein, with the protein MRNMLRAAAVGAACTALSLTSAVAQATPGGPGVTGKVLAQKTIGDRDYILREVTIPPGQGTGWHYHDGTLYAYVKQGTLSHFDATCASDGVYDKGSSLKEPSGADHVHLGQNRGATDVVLEVLYVLPHGAPFAEDAPNPGCTFQ; encoded by the coding sequence GCAGCAGCTGTCGGTGCAGCGTGCACCGCGCTTTCACTCACCTCCGCGGTCGCCCAGGCGACTCCCGGAGGTCCCGGCGTCACCGGCAAGGTCCTTGCCCAGAAGACCATCGGGGACCGGGACTACATCCTCCGAGAGGTCACCATTCCGCCCGGCCAGGGAACGGGCTGGCACTACCACGACGGCACGCTGTACGCGTACGTCAAGCAGGGAACGCTGAGCCACTTCGACGCCACGTGCGCCTCCGACGGCGTCTACGACAAGGGCAGCTCCCTGAAGGAGCCGTCGGGCGCGGACCACGTGCACCTGGGCCAGAACCGCGGCGCGACGGACGTCGTCCTGGAAGTCCTCTACGTGCTGCCGCACGGCGCCCCGTTCGCCGAGGACGCCCCCAACCCCGGCTGCACGTTCCAGTAG
- a CDS encoding AfsR/SARP family transcriptional regulator, whose translation MNASVRYSILGAVRAVRGETELEIGPPKRLALLSLLLLRAPEPVTLNEAVDVLWDRTAPSSAVNVVHRHIGGLRRTLEPGLPSRTQAEHLVRTAGGYRLLVDTSTSDLLRFRGLRAQAQQAVRAGEPARAARYFLEAVRLWRDPVVAAGTPVARHPLFTSVGHEFVATAKEAADVVLTAAPRATEEVLTALCRAVDHHPLDEALHSRIIAALAATGRQGEALRQYEIIRRTLAEDLGAEPGPDLRAARERLLRLMPSDGATGPALVPASSRAPTVPLFRSDGVARPAQLPGDCVPFTGRGQAVEQCMELLPTPAQSRSYGTTAVLCGMPGVGKTTLAVHWAHRIADRFPGGQIHLDLQGHHPTNPPLTSRQAMREILDALDVTGTSASDTALTSLYRTTLANRRLLVLLDDARDCEQVRPLLPATSGTLAIVTSRRRLEGLTVTDNAHVITVHPMTPAEGLEFLDRRLGIRRTRAEPTATREIVDLCAGLPLALAVTAARADANPTFPLTALAAHLRADTETLNAFAGWDSHTDPRRRFDHTYRCLSPGAAHLFRLLSLHPAAEITVPSALSLTGGSDPRIAQQHIVELTDHHLLTEQAPGHYTCHTLLRTYAGEVNRAHDDPVTRNHREPPAVPSVSGSP comes from the coding sequence ATGAACGCGTCAGTGCGTTACTCGATTCTCGGTGCCGTGCGCGCCGTGCGCGGGGAGACCGAGTTGGAGATCGGGCCGCCGAAGCGGCTGGCGCTGCTGTCCTTGCTGCTGTTGCGTGCGCCCGAACCCGTGACCCTGAACGAGGCGGTGGACGTCCTGTGGGACCGTACTGCCCCGTCGAGTGCGGTCAACGTGGTGCACCGGCACATCGGTGGGCTGCGGCGGACACTGGAACCGGGGCTGCCCAGCCGGACGCAGGCCGAGCATCTGGTGCGTACCGCCGGCGGGTACCGGCTGCTGGTCGACACCTCCACATCCGATCTGCTGCGATTTCGTGGCCTGCGCGCACAGGCGCAGCAGGCGGTGAGAGCGGGCGAGCCCGCACGGGCAGCGCGGTATTTCCTGGAGGCGGTGCGTCTGTGGCGTGATCCGGTGGTGGCGGCGGGCACGCCAGTGGCGCGGCATCCGCTGTTCACCTCGGTGGGGCACGAGTTCGTGGCGACGGCGAAGGAGGCCGCCGATGTGGTCCTGACAGCGGCGCCGAGGGCGACGGAGGAAGTGCTCACCGCACTGTGCCGCGCGGTGGACCACCATCCCCTCGATGAGGCGCTGCACTCACGGATCATCGCCGCGCTGGCCGCCACCGGTCGGCAGGGCGAGGCACTTCGGCAGTACGAGATCATCCGGCGCACCCTGGCCGAGGACCTGGGAGCAGAACCCGGACCCGACCTGCGCGCCGCCCGGGAGCGCCTGCTCCGGCTCATGCCGTCCGACGGGGCGACCGGCCCGGCTCTGGTCCCGGCTTCCAGCCGGGCGCCGACGGTCCCGCTCTTCCGGAGCGACGGCGTCGCAAGGCCGGCCCAACTCCCCGGAGACTGTGTTCCGTTCACCGGTCGAGGCCAAGCTGTCGAGCAGTGCATGGAACTTCTGCCCACGCCCGCGCAGAGCCGCTCGTACGGCACGACCGCGGTCCTGTGCGGCATGCCCGGAGTGGGTAAGACAACGCTGGCGGTGCACTGGGCCCACAGGATCGCCGACCGCTTCCCCGGCGGTCAGATCCATCTCGACCTGCAAGGCCACCACCCGACGAACCCTCCCCTCACCAGTCGACAGGCGATGCGGGAAATCCTTGACGCACTCGACGTCACCGGCACGAGTGCGAGCGACACCGCGCTCACCAGCCTGTACCGGACGACACTGGCCAACCGGCGCCTCCTCGTCCTCCTCGACGACGCCCGCGACTGCGAACAAGTCCGCCCGCTGCTTCCCGCCACCTCCGGCACCCTCGCCATCGTCACCAGCCGCCGCCGTCTTGAGGGCCTCACCGTCACGGACAACGCCCACGTCATCACCGTCCACCCCATGACCCCGGCGGAAGGCCTGGAATTCCTCGATCGCCGTCTGGGAATCCGCCGAACGCGCGCCGAGCCCACCGCCACCCGGGAGATCGTGGATCTCTGCGCCGGCCTCCCCCTCGCGCTCGCCGTCACAGCCGCCCGCGCTGACGCCAACCCCACCTTCCCCCTCACCGCCCTCGCCGCCCACCTCCGCGCCGACACCGAAACCCTGAACGCCTTCGCCGGTTGGGACTCCCACACGGACCCCCGACGGCGGTTCGACCACACCTACCGATGCCTCTCCCCCGGCGCCGCCCACCTCTTCCGGCTCCTCAGCCTTCATCCCGCAGCCGAGATCACCGTCCCCAGCGCCCTGAGCCTCACCGGCGGCAGCGACCCGCGCATCGCTCAGCAACACATCGTCGAACTCACCGACCACCATCTCCTCACGGAACAGGCCCCCGGCCACTACACGTGCCACACGCTCCTGCGCACCTACGCGGGGGAAGTCAACCGCGCTCATGACGACCCGGTCACTCGAAACCACCGTGAACCACCGGCTGTGCCGAGTGTGAGCGGCTCTCCATGA